The following coding sequences are from one Gossypium hirsutum isolate 1008001.06 chromosome A12, Gossypium_hirsutum_v2.1, whole genome shotgun sequence window:
- the LOC107932336 gene encoding serine/threonine-protein kinase ATR isoform X5, translated as MSHSIFRQLQSWIPWICEQAKLDSAITVDISVYLEGIHSMLLIQGSHFFEENLFKSENDVDINVVLKLPWTHTLVVPKPHLPWKSKLFSIQVASKLGPSFSSRTGFEVLDLALHDEVEEVRKEALVCMPVMVISSGLDTLANMFRRLESLEKDKHDKVKKVIPYCLGFLSCLYGSYHGVDGIQRCSCKLFLNIKDERQIETFDYLLEGFWCSKCDSSALHKDEPNSRVMLPLEPNSLGSSHSFDFAHLYSLYIHLLFDESSEEVQLACVAAIRRVVLHGPQDALFKMRTEWVKCIDFLLLNRKKSIREAFCTQISSFLQDPVLSFLFSDGNGSSKSSEENFLDMIKNALAATEDPQIIETLLESTAEIMMAVDVYSKLFLFSLILLVDQLDNLYLTVRLNASRLIHKSCCFHFNGGFELLLSKAVYIRNELFDYLSIRLASRPKMVKEFAEAVLGVETKELLNKMIPVVLPKLVVSQQDNNQAVDTLYELAKCLNTDVVPLIVNWLPKVLAFALHQADEKELFSAVQFYHAQIGSNNQEIFAAALPALLDELICFLDGGDLNEINSRLDRVPHLIKKVARVLTDAEDLPGFLRNHFVGLLNSIDRKMLHSEDFSLQKQALKRIEMLIKMMGSHLNTYVPKLMVILMHAIGKESLQSEGLSVLHYFIVQLAMVSPSSTKHVISQVFAALIPLLEKNTENLSAHLHKVVEILEELVLKNRVILKEHIHEFPLLPSIPALTEVNKAIQEARGAMTLKNQLRDVIAGLNHENLNVRYMVVTELSKLLKLRKEDVAALVNGEGGSDMDILSSLITSLLRGCAEESRTVVGQRLKLMCADCLGALGAVDPAKLRNVSCQRFKIQCSDDDLIFELIHKHLARAFRAAPDTVVQDSAALAIQELLKIAGCEASLDENAASMSQTKKDKEPLKTSSLGIKTSYSSSGNSSRGQKLWDRFSNYVKEIIAPCLTSRFQLPNVADSASAGPIYRPSMSFRRWIFSWIKKLTAHAIGSRASIFNACRGIVRHDMQTAMYLLPYLVLNAVCHGTEEARHGITEEIQSVLNAAASENSGAAVYGVSGRQSEVCIQAVFTLLDNLGQWVDDVKQELALSQSLSSASRHQASKSKDQSLALSASQDQLLVQCKYVSELLSAIPKVTLARASFRCQAYARSLMYFESFVRGRSGSFNPASERSGIFEDEDISYLMEIYSCLDEPDGLSGLACLRKSHSLQDQLLINKKAGNWAEVLTVCEQALQMEPTSVQRHSDVLNCLLNMCHLQAMVTHVDGLISRIPKYKKTWCMQGVQAAWRLGRWDLMNEYLSGADEEGLLCSSSESNASFDLDVAKILQAMMKRDQFSVAEKIALSKQSLIAPLAAAGMDSYTRAYPIIVKLHLLRELEDFHTLLIDESFLDKAFHLGDFGFSKVMENWESRLRFTQPSLWAREPLLAFRRLVFGASNLGAQVGYCWLQYAKLCRLAGHYETANQAILEALASGAPNVHMEKAKLLWSTRRSDGAIAELQQSLLNMPVEVVGSAAISSITSLSLVPLNPQPLPGDTQAMNENQEIAKTLLLYSRWIHCTGQKQKEDVISLYSRVRELQPKWEKGYFYMAKYCDEVLVDARKRQEDNFELGPRMIPSASAVATSSNSNTEKYWWYNLPDVLLFYAKGLHRGHKNLFQALPRLLTLWFDFGSIYQRSSAASNRDLKNVQGKVTSIMRGCLKDLPTYQWLTVLPQLVSRICHQNEDIVKLVKNVIISVVRQYPQQALWIMAAVSKSTVPSRREAAAEIIQVARKAFSQGTNGNNLFVQFASLVDHLIKLCFHAGQPKSRTINISTEFSALKRMMPLGIIMPIQQSLTVSLPTYDVDLTESLSSDFFAGVELPTISGIADEAEILSSLQRPKKIVLLGSDGIERPFLCKPKDDLRKDARMMEFTAMINRLLSKYPESRRRKLYIRTFAVIPLTEDCGMVEWVPHTRGLRHILQDIYITCGKFDRQKTNPQIKRIYDQCSGKIPEDEMLKNKILPMFPPVFHQWFLTTFSEPAAWFRARVAYAHTTAVWSMVGHIVGLGDRHGENILFDSTTGDCVHVDFSCLFDKGLQLEKPELVPFRLTQNMIDGLGITGYEGIFLRICEITLSVLRTHRETLMSVLETFIHDPLVEWTKSHKSSGVEVQNPHAQRAISNIEARLQGVVVGVGAAPSLPLAVEGQARRLIAEAVSHKNLGKMYIWWMPWF; from the exons GGTCCCATTTCTTTGAGGAAAATCTGTTTAAGAGTGAGAATGATGTGGACATAAATGTGGTGCTAAAGCTTCCATGGACCCACACTCTAGTGGTCCCCAAGCCTCATCTTCCATGGAAATCAAAACTCTTCTCTATTCAAGTTGCATCGAAGCTTGGTCCAAGCTTTAGTTCTAGAACTGGTTTTGAAGTTCTGGACTTAGCTCTTCATGATGAAGTTGAAGAAGTAAGAAAAGAAGCTCTTGTTTGCATGCCGGTTATGGTGATCTCGTCTGGTCTTGATACTCTAGCAAACATGTTTAGAAGATTGGA GTCCTTGGAGAAAGATAAGCATGACAAGGTTAAGAAAGTGATTCCTTACTGTCTTGGATTTTTGTCATGCCTTTATGGATCTTACCATGGTGTTGACGGAATACAAAGATGTTCCtgcaaattatttttaaatatcaaagaTGAGAGACAGATTGAGACTTTTGATTATTTGTTAGAAGGATTTTGGTGTTCAAAGTGTGATAGTAGTGCGTTGCACAAAGATGAGCCTAATTCTAGGGTCATGCTTCCGCTGGAACCAAATAGTTTGGGGAGTAGTCACAGTTTTGATTTTGCTCATCTTTATTCTTTATATATTCATCTGCTTTTTGATGAGTCTTCTGAAGAGGTTCAGCTTGCCTGTGTAGCAGCTATTCGAAGGGTTGTTTTACATGGCCCCCAGGATGCTCTGTTTAAAATGAGAACAGAGTGGGTTAAATGCATTGATTTTCTTCTGCTCAACAGAAAGAAGTCCATTAGAGAAGCATTCTGCACTCAGATTAGTTCGTTCCTTCAAGATCCAGTACTGAGTTTTCTATTTTCAGATGGGAATGGTTCAAGTAAAAGCAGTGAGGAAAACTTCTTGGATATGATTAAAAATGCTCTGGCAGCCACTGAAGATCCCCAGATAATAGAGACTCTTCTGGAATCCACTGCAGAAATTATGATGGCAGTTGATGTTTATAGTAAACTCTTCCTGTTTTCCCTGATCTTATTGGTTGATCAACTGGACAATCTATACTTGACTGTGAGATTGAATGCATCACGATTAATACACAAATCTTGCTGTTTCCATTTTAATGGAGGCTTTGAACTATTGCTTTCTAAAGCTGTTTATATTCGCAATGAGCTGTTTGATTATCTATCTATCAGGCTTGCAAGCCGTCCGAAAATGGTGAAAGAGTTTGCAGAAGCAGTTCTTGGTGTTGAAACTAAAGAGCTACTTAACAAGATGATTCCTGTTGTTCTTCCAAAGCTTGTAGTGTCACAGCAGGATAACAATCAAGCAGTTGACACGTTATATGAGTTGGCCAAGTGCTTAAACACCGATGTGGTACCTCTGATAGTAAATTGGCTACCAAAAGTGCTTGCCTTTGCTCTCCACCAAGCAGATGAGAAGGAGTTGTTTTCTGCTGTACAATTTTACCATGCACAAATTGGCTCCAATAACCAAGAAATTTTTGCAGCTGCATTGCCTGCGCTTTTGGATGAACTTATATGCTTCCTTGATGGCGGtgatttgaatgaaataaatagtAG GTTAGATAGAGTGCCTCACTTGATAAAAAAGGTTGCTAGAGTGCTGACTGATGCTGAGGATCTTCCAGGCTTCTTGAGGAATCATTTTGTGGGTCTCCTTAACAGTATCGACAGAAAAATGCTCCATTCAGAGGATTTTTCACTGCAGAAGCAAGCTTTGAAACGTATTGAGATGCTAATCAAAATGATGGGTTCACACCTGAATACCTATGTGCCAAAGTTAATGGTGATTCTCATGCATGCTATTGGTAAAGAATCACTCCAATCTGAAGGACTCTCTGTATTGCATTATTTCATTGTGCAGTTGGCAATGGTATCACCATCTAGCACTAAACATGTAATTTCTCAAGTTTTTGCTGCTCTTATACCCTTGTTGGAGAAAAATACAGAAAATTTGTCTGCTCATTTGCATAAGGTAGTGGAAATTCTAGAAGAACTTGTATTAAAGAACAGGGTTATTTTGAAGGAGCATATTCATGAGTTTCCTCTTTTGCCTAGTATTCCGGCTTTAACGGAAGTGAACAAAGCTATACAAGAAGCCCGTGGAGCAATGACCCTGAAGAATCAATTACGAGACGTTATTGCTGGTCTGAATCATGAGAACCTGAATGTAAGATATATGGTAGTGACTGAGTTGAGCAAGTTGCTGAAATTAAGAAAGGAGGATGTTGCAGCTCTGGTTAATGGTGAAGGTGGTTCGGACATGGATATTTTGAGCTCTTTGATCACATCTTTGCTCAGAGGTTGTGCTGAGGAATCAAGGACTGTAGTAGGACAGCGGCTGAAATTAATGTGTGCTGATTGCCTTGGAGCTCTTGGTGCAGTTGATCCTGCAAAATTAAGGAATGTTTCATGCCAACGCTTTAAAATTCAATGCTCAGATGATGACCTTATTTTTGAGTTGATCCATAAGCATCTAGCAAGGGCTTTCAGGGCGGCGCCTGATACAGTTGTTCAGGATTCTGCTGCTTTAGCTATACAAGAGCTTTTAAAGATTGCAGGTTGTGAGGCATCACTGGATGAGAATGCTGCTTCTATGTCACAGACTAAGAAGGATAAGGAACCTCTAAAGACCAGTTCTTTGGGGATCAAAACTTCTTATAGTAGCAGTGGGAACAGTAGTAGGGGTCAGAAATTATGGGATCGGTTTTCTAATTATGTTAAAGAGATAATTGCCCCTTGCTTAACCTCTAGATTTCAGCTTCCAAACGTGGCTGATTCTGCATCTGCTGGACCAATTTATAGGCCTTCTATGTCATTCAGGAGGTGGATTTTCTCTTGGATAAAAAAGCTGACTGCACATGCAATTGGATCTCGTGCAAGCATTTTTAATGCTTGTCGAGGCATAGTTCGCCATGATATGCAAACAGCAATGTATCTGTTGCCATATTTAGTCCTCAATGCTGTCTGTCATGGCACAGAAGAGGCACGGCATGGTATTACAGAAGAAATCCAATCAGTTCTTAATGCTGCAGCTTCAGAGAACAGTGGAGCTGCTGTTTATGGAGTCAGTGGTCGACAAAGTGAAGTTTGCATTCAAGCAGTTTTTACTCTTCTTGATAATCTTGGTCAGTGGGTGGATGATGTTAAACAAGAGCTTGCTCTCTCTCAGTCTTTATCATCAGCTTCAAGGCATCAGGCATCCAAGTCAAAGGATCAAAGTTTGGCTTTATCTGCAAGTCAAGATCAACTTCTTGTACAGTGTAAATATGTTTCTGAGCTTTTAAGTGCAATTCCAAAGGTTACCCTTGCTAGGGCTTCCTTCAGGTGTCAGGCTTATGCAAGGTCCTTAATGTATTTTGAATCTTTTGTGAGAGGAAGATCAGGTTCCTTTAATCCTGCTTCCGAGAGAAGTGGCATTTTTGAGGATGAAGATATTTCATATCTAATGGAAATATACAGTTGTCTGGATGAGCCTGATGGATTGTCAGGACTAGCATGCTTACGTAAGTCGCACAGTTTACAAGATCAACTCTTAATAAACAAAAAGGCTGGAAACTGGGCAGAAGTTTTGACGGTTTGTGAGCAGGCCTTGCAGATGGAACCGACCTCTGTTCAGAGGCATTCTGATGTTCTCAACTGTTTATTAAACATGTGTCATCTTCAGGCCATGGTTACTCATGTGGATGGCTTAATTTCAAGAATACCCAAATACAAAAAAACATGGTGCATGCAAGGTGTGCAGGCTGCATGGAGGCTTGGAAGGTGGGACCTGATGAATGAGTACCTTAGTGGAGCAGATGAAGAGGGCTTACTATGCAGCAGCTCTGAAAGTAATGCTTCTTTTGACCTTGATGTCGCAAAGATTCTGCAGGCAATGATGAAGAGGGATCAATTCTCTGTTGCTGAGAAAATTGCACTATCCAAACAATCTCTCATTGCTCCTTTGGCAGCTGCTGGCATGGATTCTTACACACGGGCTTATCCAATTATTGTCAAACTTCACTTGCTACGAGAGCTAGAGGACTTCCATACTCTTCTCATCGATGAATCTTTCCTGGACAAAGCATTTCATTTGGGTGATTTCGGATTTTCAAAAGTCATGGAGAACTGGGAGAGTCGACTCAGATTTACACAACCATCACTCTGGGCAAGGGAGCCATTGTTGGCTTTCAGGAGACTGGTTTTTGGTGCTAGTAACCTTGGTGCTCAAGTTGGTTACTGTTGGCTTCAATATGCGAAGCTCTGTCGTTTGGCTGGCCACTATGAAACAGCCAACCAAGCAATTCTAGAGGCACTGGCTTCTGGTGCGCCTAATGTTCACATGGAAAAGGCTAAGCTTCTTTGGAGTACTAGGCGCTCTGATGGTGCCATTGCTGAGTTGCAGCAATCTCTTCTGAACATGCCAGTGGAGGTTGTAGGATCTGCAGCAATATCATCAATTACTAGCCTTTCACTGGTTCCGCTAAATCCACAACCTTTACCTGGTGATACTCAAGCTATGAATGAGAACCAAGAGATTGCAAAGACCCTCCTCCTATATTCTAGGTGGATTCATTGCACTGGGCAGAAACAGAAGGAGGATGTGATAAGTCTTTATTCAAGGGTGAGGGAACTGCAACCCAAGTGGGAGAAAGGGTACTTTTATATGGCTAAATATTGTGATGAAGTACTTGTTGATGCCAGGAAACGTCAAGAAGATAATTTTGAGCTAGGTCCCAGGATGATTCCCTCAGCTTCTGCCGTTGCTACTTCTTCAAACTCAAACACCGAGAAATACTGGTGGTATAATCTTCCTGATGTACTGTTATTCTATGCAAAGGGGCTTCATCGAGGCCACAAAAATCTGTTCCAAGCACTTCCAAGGTTGTTAACCTTGTGGTTTGACTTTGGGAGCATTTATCAGCGAAGTTCAGCTGCCTCTAATAGGGATTTGAAAAACGTCCAAGGGAAG GTAACTAGTATAATGCGAGGCTGTTTGAAAGATTTGCCAACTTATCAATGGTTAACAGTCTTACCTCAGCTGGTGTCTAGAATTTGCCACCAAAATGAAGATATTGTTAAATTGGTCAAAAACGTCATCATTTCTGTTGTCCGGCAATATCCACAACAAGCACTATGGATTATGGCAGCAGTTTCAAAGTCCACAGTTCCTTCTAGGCGGGAAGCAGCTGCAGAAATCATTCAAGTTGCACGAAAAGCGTTTAGCCAAGGAACTAATGGCAATAATTTGTTTGTGCAGTTTGCTAGCCTGGTTGATCATCTTATCAAGCTGTGTTTCCATGCGGGCCAGCCAAAATCGAGGACTATTAATATCTCAACTGAATTTAGTGCATTGAAAAGGATGATGCCTCTTGGAATTATCATGCCAATTCAACAATCTCTTACTGTCAGTCTGCCAACCTATGATGTGGATCTCACTGAATCTCTTTCTTCTGATTTCTTTGCTGGTGTGGAGCTTCCTACGATATCTGGCATAGCTGATGAGGCTGAGATTCTTTCATCACTTCAGCGGCCTAAGAAA ATTGTATTATTGGGCAGTGATGGCATTGAACGTCCATTCCTCTGCAAGCCCAAAGATGACCTCAGGAAAGATGCCCGCATGATGGAGTTTACTGCAATGATAAACCGTTTACTATCAAAATATCCTGAAAGCCGTAGGAGGAAGCTTTACATTCGTACGTTTGCAGTGATTCCTCTTACAGAGGACTGTGGCATGGTGGAATGGGTACCCCATACTCGAGGCCTCCGTCATATTCTTCAAGACATTTACATCACATGTGGCAAATTTGACAGGCAGAAAACAAATCCCCAAATTAAACGAATTTATGATCAATGCTCTGGTAAAATACCGGAAGATGAGATGTTGAAGAACAAGATTCTTCCAATGTTCCCAccagttttccaccaatggtttTTAACTACTTTTTCAGAGCCCGCTGCTTGGTTTAGAGCTCGCGTTGCTTATGCTCACACAACAGCTGTTTGGTCTATGGTTGGGCATATTGTGGGTCTGGGTGACCGACATGGGGAGAACATTCTTTTCGATTCTACCACAGGTGACTGTGTTCACGTCGATTTTAGTTGCTTATTTGATAAGGGATTGCAATTGGAGAAGCCTGAGCTGGTGCCTTTCAGGCTAACGCAG AACATGATTGATGG